A single region of the Halobacterium wangiae genome encodes:
- a CDS encoding FAD-binding protein, whose protein sequence is MYEHDVIVVGGGGAGLRAAIAADEEGADVAIVTKLHPVRSHTGAAEGGINAALREGDSWQDHAYDTMKGSDYLGDAPAVDSFAQDAPEEVIQLEHWGMPFSREEDGTVSQRPFGGLSFPRTTYAGAETGHHMLHTLYQQVVKRGIEVYDEWYVSQLAVTGEDDPNDRECHGVVAWDVQSGDIAGFRARDGVILATGGPGQAYDHTTNAVANTGDGVAIAYRAGVPMEDMEMVQFHPTTLPSTGVLISEGVRGEGGILYNSEGERFMFEYGYATNDGELASRDVVARAELTEIAEGRGVEDEYVYLDMRHLGEERITDRLENILHLARDFEGVDGLTEPMPVKPGQHYAMGGIEVNEHGETCISDLYAVGECACVSLHGANRLGGNALPELIVFGARAGRHAAGADMPEPKIETGPYDDAEREELGVPVGAPDSGEGAVEPAADGGPSVEGGVASSDPESVVQATRDAEAERIETLLEREDGVNHADVRANLQETMTENVNVFREEEGLEQALRDIQQARERYQDVYVGDKSRTFNTDLQHTIETRNLLDVAEAIAMGALAREEFRGAHWRAEHQERKDDEYLKHTLVSWNDGEPELWYRPVLLEGDEGTYEPKERSY, encoded by the coding sequence ATGTACGAACACGACGTAATCGTCGTCGGTGGTGGCGGTGCGGGGCTCCGCGCAGCCATCGCTGCCGACGAGGAAGGCGCAGACGTAGCGATCGTCACGAAACTCCACCCGGTGCGCTCGCACACGGGCGCTGCGGAGGGCGGCATCAACGCCGCGCTCCGCGAGGGGGACTCGTGGCAGGACCACGCGTACGACACGATGAAGGGGTCGGACTACCTCGGCGACGCTCCGGCCGTCGACTCCTTCGCACAGGACGCTCCCGAGGAGGTCATCCAGCTGGAGCACTGGGGGATGCCGTTCTCCCGCGAGGAGGACGGGACGGTCAGTCAGCGGCCGTTCGGCGGACTATCCTTCCCGCGGACGACGTACGCCGGTGCCGAGACCGGCCACCACATGCTCCACACGCTGTACCAGCAGGTCGTGAAGCGGGGCATCGAGGTGTACGACGAGTGGTACGTCAGCCAGCTCGCGGTCACTGGCGAGGACGACCCGAACGACCGCGAGTGCCACGGCGTCGTCGCCTGGGACGTCCAGAGCGGCGATATCGCGGGCTTCCGCGCTCGCGACGGCGTCATCCTCGCGACGGGTGGCCCCGGCCAGGCGTACGACCACACGACGAACGCCGTCGCCAACACCGGTGACGGCGTCGCCATCGCCTACCGCGCCGGCGTCCCGATGGAGGACATGGAGATGGTGCAGTTCCACCCGACGACACTCCCCTCCACTGGCGTCCTCATCAGCGAGGGCGTGCGCGGGGAAGGTGGCATCCTCTACAACTCCGAGGGCGAGCGGTTCATGTTCGAGTACGGCTACGCGACCAACGACGGCGAACTCGCCTCCCGCGACGTCGTCGCTCGCGCCGAACTCACCGAGATCGCCGAGGGCCGCGGCGTCGAGGACGAGTACGTCTACCTCGACATGCGCCACCTCGGCGAGGAGCGTATCACCGACCGCCTGGAGAACATCCTCCACCTCGCGCGGGACTTCGAGGGCGTCGACGGGCTCACCGAACCGATGCCGGTCAAGCCGGGCCAGCACTACGCGATGGGCGGCATCGAGGTCAACGAGCACGGCGAGACCTGTATCTCGGACCTCTACGCGGTCGGCGAGTGTGCCTGCGTGAGCCTCCACGGTGCGAACCGTCTCGGCGGCAACGCGCTGCCCGAACTCATCGTGTTCGGTGCGCGTGCGGGGCGACACGCCGCGGGCGCCGACATGCCCGAGCCGAAGATCGAGACGGGACCGTACGACGACGCCGAACGCGAGGAACTCGGCGTTCCCGTGGGCGCCCCGGACAGCGGTGAAGGGGCAGTGGAGCCCGCCGCGGACGGCGGGCCGAGCGTCGAGGGCGGCGTCGCATCGAGCGACCCCGAGTCGGTCGTGCAGGCGACACGCGACGCGGAAGCCGAGCGCATCGAGACGCTGCTCGAACGCGAGGACGGCGTCAACCACGCCGACGTGCGCGCGAACCTCCAGGAGACGATGACGGAGAACGTCAACGTGTTCCGGGAGGAGGAGGGGCTGGAGCAGGCGCTCCGGGACATCCAGCAGGCCCGCGAGCGCTATCAGGACGTCTACGTCGGGGACAAGTCCCGGACGTTCAACACCGACCTCCAGCACACCATCGAGACGCGGAACCTCCTCGACGTCGCGGAGGCCATCGCGATGGGTGCGCTCGCACGCGAGGAGTTCCGCGGCGCGCACTGGCGCGCGGAACACCAGGAGCGCAAGGACGACGAGTACCTCAAGCACACGCTCGTCTCGTGGAACGACGGCGAGCCCGAACTCTGGTACCGTCCGGTCCTCCTCGAAGGTGACGAGGGCACGTACGAGCCGAAGGAGCGCTCGTACTGA
- a CDS encoding succinate dehydrogenase/fumarate reductase iron-sulfur subunit produces MSTQTPETETETETETEQASTTPHQDRRLAEKRARADRGEAERSAAAQEIQGETLKLKVFRFDPEIADKQEPRFDSFVVPFEQGMTVLDALIYARDEYDSSLTFRHSCRQAVCGSDAFFVNGQQRLGCQTQISDLERPVRVEPLPHQDVVKDLVVEMDHFYDQMEAVDPFFDPDSLPEGELKEQRQSRENHEKVKMATRCIWCGACQSSCNIAAGDNKYLGPAAINKAYQFYMDEREGEQKRQERLEIIEQEHGVWRCQTQFSCTEVCPKDIPLTEHIQELKREAVKQNLKFW; encoded by the coding sequence ATGAGTACACAGACACCCGAAACCGAGACAGAGACCGAGACGGAGACCGAACAGGCCTCGACCACGCCACACCAGGACCGCCGGCTGGCCGAGAAACGAGCGCGCGCCGACCGCGGAGAGGCCGAGCGCTCCGCTGCCGCACAGGAGATCCAGGGGGAGACGTTGAAGCTGAAGGTGTTCCGCTTCGACCCAGAGATCGCGGACAAACAGGAGCCGCGATTCGACTCCTTCGTCGTTCCGTTCGAACAGGGGATGACGGTGCTCGACGCGCTCATCTACGCGCGCGACGAGTACGACTCCAGTCTGACGTTCCGCCACTCCTGCCGGCAGGCGGTGTGTGGTTCCGACGCGTTCTTCGTCAACGGCCAGCAGCGACTGGGCTGTCAGACCCAGATCTCGGACCTCGAACGACCGGTCCGCGTCGAACCGCTCCCCCACCAGGACGTCGTGAAGGACCTCGTGGTGGAGATGGACCACTTCTACGATCAGATGGAGGCCGTCGACCCGTTCTTCGACCCGGACTCCCTGCCCGAGGGCGAACTCAAGGAGCAGCGCCAGTCCCGGGAGAACCACGAGAAAGTGAAGATGGCCACGCGCTGCATCTGGTGTGGCGCCTGCCAATCCTCCTGTAACATCGCTGCGGGCGACAACAAGTATCTCGGCCCGGCGGCCATCAACAAGGCCTACCAGTTCTACATGGACGAACGCGAGGGTGAACAGAAGCGCCAGGAGCGCCTCGAGATCATCGAGCAGGAACACGGCGTCTGGCGCTGCCAGACCCAGTTCTCCTGCACGGAGGTCTGCCCGAAGGACATCCCGCTCACCGAGCACATCCAGGAACTGAAGCGAGAGGCCGTCAAGCAGAACCTCAAATTCTGGTAG
- a CDS encoding succinate dehydrogenase hydrophobic membrane anchor subunit yields the protein MAKRYSSFERNSATWMLQRLTAAFLVVVLAFHFFLLHFVHHAYEIEFLGSQARMQEVGYYLTMVLFLVTATFHGVNGVYNALVNQGIEGTAKRAAQVVLGVASLLLIAQGIRVANALAGF from the coding sequence ATGGCAAAACGATACTCTTCGTTCGAACGGAACTCGGCGACGTGGATGCTCCAGCGACTCACGGCGGCGTTCCTCGTCGTCGTGCTGGCGTTCCACTTCTTCCTGTTGCACTTCGTGCACCACGCCTACGAGATCGAGTTCCTGGGCAGTCAGGCGCGCATGCAGGAAGTCGGCTACTACCTCACGATGGTGCTGTTCCTCGTGACCGCGACGTTCCACGGCGTCAACGGCGTCTACAACGCCCTCGTCAACCAGGGCATCGAGGGGACGGCCAAGCGCGCCGCCCAGGTCGTGCTCGGCGTCGCCAGCCTGCTGTTGATCGCACAGGGAATCCGTGTCGCAAACGCGCTCGCGGGGTTCTAA